In a single window of the Streptomyces sp. CGMCC 4.7035 genome:
- a CDS encoding phospholipase D-like domain-containing protein: MTVSTSAVFNDPSGTTADQNRIRDYIVSLIDATPAGESITAAAYTFTDGTAAQALVNAKARGVKVRLIVDNTTVTMAGGQYNTLTNGLGTDRTQSSWVMACPSARGCIGDRELTSGDPAINHNKFWLFSNVGGASNVVVQTSHNMTTSQRTTYFNNAVTIPDSGLYGIYQSYFSDLLSYGSSSSGSDNYYKTPTSATGPYKAYFFPRHEASGTTWNNDASTDTVKLILDNVSCSGGTQIRVGMNLFSRDEVAQKLVSLVNSGCSVYLAADGGPGSMSQTVTDTLYGKLTKRVECYENSPDGTYKIGVHSKYLLIQGTYDGVANRKLVWTGSHNYTYSALRANDETLLKIDNSAIYDQFKANHDTLMTYCAGS, encoded by the coding sequence GTGACGGTCAGCACCTCGGCCGTCTTCAACGACCCGTCAGGCACCACCGCCGACCAGAACCGGATCCGCGACTACATCGTCAGCCTGATCGACGCCACCCCTGCCGGGGAGTCGATCACGGCCGCGGCCTACACGTTCACCGACGGCACGGCCGCCCAGGCGCTGGTCAACGCGAAGGCGCGAGGCGTCAAGGTCCGCCTCATCGTGGACAACACCACCGTCACCATGGCCGGAGGCCAGTACAACACCCTGACCAACGGCCTGGGCACCGACCGCACCCAGTCGTCATGGGTGATGGCCTGCCCCAGCGCGCGCGGCTGCATCGGTGACCGGGAACTCACCTCCGGCGATCCGGCGATCAACCACAACAAGTTCTGGCTGTTCTCCAACGTGGGCGGCGCGAGCAACGTGGTGGTGCAGACCTCGCACAACATGACCACCTCACAGCGCACCACCTACTTCAACAACGCCGTGACGATCCCGGATTCCGGTCTGTACGGCATCTACCAGTCGTACTTCTCGGACCTGCTGTCCTACGGTTCCTCCTCGTCGGGCTCCGACAACTACTACAAGACCCCCACCAGCGCCACCGGCCCGTACAAGGCGTACTTCTTCCCCCGCCACGAGGCGTCCGGCACGACCTGGAACAACGACGCGAGCACCGACACCGTCAAACTGATCCTGGACAACGTCAGTTGTTCCGGAGGCACCCAGATCCGCGTGGGCATGAACCTCTTCAGCCGCGACGAGGTCGCCCAGAAGCTGGTCAGCCTGGTGAACTCGGGGTGCTCGGTCTACCTGGCGGCCGACGGCGGGCCCGGTTCCATGAGCCAGACCGTGACGGACACCCTCTACGGCAAGCTGACCAAGCGGGTGGAGTGCTACGAGAACAGCCCCGACGGCACCTACAAGATCGGGGTGCACTCCAAGTACCTGCTGATCCAGGGAACGTACGACGGGGTCGCCAACCGCAAGCTGGTGTGGACCGGAAGCCACAACTACACCTACTCCGCGCTGCGGGCCAACGACGAAACGCTGCTGAAGATCGACAACTCGGCGATCTACGACCAGTTCAAGGCCAACCACGACACGCTGATGACCTACTGCGCCGGGAGCTGA
- a CDS encoding MerR family transcriptional regulator, translating to MEMLTIGAFAKACRLSPKALRLYDELDLLRPARVDPETGYRYYAVEQLERARLVAWLRRLGMPLARIRQVCALDGAGAAREIRAYWARVEAETAARRELATFLVDHLSHPSHPSHPSHPSRKDTTMLELRYSALSDRGLVRPANQDSAYAGARVLAVADGCGAGGASASAAAVEALRYLDREPLPAGSVLNLLEDAVQGATEAVRDAAGADAGTGTTLTAAVWTGSQLALVHIGDSRAYLLRDGELFRITHDHTVVQSLIDEGRLTAEEAVAHPQRALLLKALPGGNGSDVPDLRLHDARQGDRYLLCSDGLSGVVPDEEIRATLASAPAPDEAVHALVGAANAAGGPDNVSCVVADVVEAERERRTLVRSV from the coding sequence GTGGAGATGCTGACGATCGGGGCCTTCGCGAAGGCGTGCCGGCTGTCGCCGAAGGCGCTGCGGCTCTACGACGAACTGGATCTGCTGCGCCCGGCCCGGGTCGACCCGGAGACCGGCTACCGCTATTACGCCGTCGAGCAGCTGGAGCGGGCGCGCCTGGTGGCGTGGCTGCGGCGCCTCGGGATGCCGCTGGCCCGCATCCGGCAGGTGTGCGCGCTGGACGGCGCGGGCGCCGCCCGGGAGATCCGCGCGTACTGGGCGCGGGTCGAGGCCGAGACGGCGGCGCGCCGCGAGCTGGCGACGTTCCTCGTGGACCACCTGTCGCATCCATCGCATCCATCGCATCCATCGCATCCATCGAGGAAGGACACCACCATGCTGGAACTGCGCTATTCCGCCCTCTCCGACCGCGGGCTCGTCCGGCCCGCCAACCAGGACTCGGCGTACGCGGGCGCCCGTGTCCTCGCCGTGGCCGACGGCTGCGGCGCCGGGGGCGCGTCGGCGAGCGCGGCGGCGGTCGAGGCGCTGCGGTACCTGGACCGGGAGCCGCTGCCGGCGGGCAGCGTGCTCAATCTGCTGGAGGACGCGGTGCAGGGCGCCACGGAGGCGGTCCGGGACGCGGCCGGGGCGGACGCCGGGACCGGCACCACCCTCACCGCGGCGGTGTGGACGGGCTCCCAGCTCGCCCTCGTGCACATAGGCGATTCCCGCGCCTATCTGCTGCGTGACGGTGAGCTGTTCCGGATCACGCACGACCACACGGTCGTCCAGTCGCTGATCGACGAGGGCCGGCTGACGGCGGAGGAGGCCGTGGCCCACCCCCAGCGGGCGCTGCTGCTGAAGGCGCTGCCGGGCGGCAACGGCTCCGACGTGCCCGATCTGCGGCTGCACGACGCGCGGCAGGGCGACCGTTACCTGCTGTGCTCCGACGGCCTGTCCGGGGTCGTGCCGGACGAGGAGATCCGCGCCACGCTCGCCTCGGCCCCCGCACCGGACGAGGCGGTGCACGCCCTGGTGGGCGCGGCGAACGCGGCCGGCGGGCCGGACAACGTGAGCTGTGTGGTGGCGGACGTGGTGGAGGCGGAGAGGGAGCGGCGAACGCTGGTGCGGTCGGTGTAG
- a CDS encoding O-methyltransferase has protein sequence MSLTGTDAYDSAGPLPSLVERAVAAARRHGFAHSCRPEQGRLLHTLAGGAAGIVGETGTGCGVGLAWLASGVREGVRLVSVERDAERARVATEVFADRPEVEILHGDWRRIEERGPYDLLVLDGGGQGKAPGDLAADVTRLLAPDGTVVIDDFTPAPGWPPLHDGVPDTARLHWLEHPALRATELRLARDLSTVVGVRRLPPAGAG, from the coding sequence ATGTCTCTCACGGGAACTGACGCATACGATTCCGCGGGCCCCCTACCCTCGCTCGTCGAACGGGCCGTCGCCGCCGCCCGCCGCCACGGCTTCGCCCACTCCTGCCGCCCCGAACAGGGCCGCCTGCTGCACACGCTGGCGGGCGGAGCCGCGGGGATCGTCGGTGAGACGGGCACGGGGTGCGGCGTGGGCCTGGCATGGCTGGCGTCGGGGGTGCGGGAGGGCGTACGGCTGGTCAGCGTGGAGCGGGATGCCGAGCGGGCCCGAGTGGCCACCGAGGTGTTCGCCGACCGTCCCGAGGTCGAGATCCTCCACGGCGACTGGCGCCGGATCGAGGAGCGGGGTCCGTACGACCTACTGGTCCTGGACGGCGGCGGCCAGGGCAAGGCCCCTGGCGACCTGGCCGCGGACGTCACCCGCCTCCTCGCCCCCGACGGCACGGTCGTCATCGACGACTTCACCCCTGCGCCCGGCTGGCCGCCGCTCCACGACGGCGTCCCCGACACGGCCCGCCTGCACTGGCTGGAGCATCCGGCCCTCCGGGCCACCGAATTGCGGCTGGCCAGGGATCTGAGCACGGTCGTGGGGGTGCGCAGGCTGCCGCCGGCCGGGGCCGGGTGA
- a CDS encoding acyl-CoA synthetase, whose protein sequence is MSSLFPALTEPSAGRRPALRFGERALTYAELAAAAGALAGRIGGRGRVAVWATPSLETAVAAVAALTAGVPFVPLNPKSGEGELGHILADSAPSLVLSAPGDELPSSVGELERIDVDVRGTGAFAPAEVDDESPALVVYTSGTTGPPKGAVIPRRAVAATLDALADAWQWTGEDVLVHGLPLFHVHGLVLGVLGPLRRGGSVRHLGRFDTDGVAHELGDGATMLFGVPTMYHRVAEALPRDPELAKALGGARLLVSGSAALPVHDHERIAAATGRRVIERYGMTETLMNTSVRADGEPRAGTVGVPLPGVELRLVEEDGTAITAYDGETVGEIQVRGPNLFTEYLNRPDATAAAFTADGWFRTGDMAVRETDGYVRIVGRKATDLIKSGGYKIGAGEIENALLEHPGVREAAVTGEPDEDLGERIVAWIVPVDPQAPPGIEELADHVARRLAPHKRPRVVRHLDALPRNDMGKIMKRALGDA, encoded by the coding sequence GTGTCCTCCCTCTTTCCGGCCCTGACCGAGCCCTCGGCCGGGCGGCGGCCCGCCCTGCGCTTCGGTGAGCGGGCCCTGACCTACGCGGAGCTGGCCGCGGCGGCGGGCGCGCTCGCCGGGCGGATCGGCGGGCGGGGCAGGGTGGCCGTGTGGGCCACGCCCTCCCTGGAGACCGCCGTCGCGGCGGTGGCCGCGCTGACCGCCGGCGTGCCCTTCGTCCCGCTCAATCCGAAGTCCGGGGAGGGCGAGCTGGGGCACATCCTCGCGGACAGTGCGCCGTCGCTGGTGCTGTCCGCCCCCGGCGATGAACTTCCCTCGTCGGTGGGCGAGTTGGAGCGCATCGATGTCGACGTGCGCGGCACGGGAGCGTTCGCGCCCGCCGAGGTGGACGACGAGAGCCCCGCCCTCGTCGTCTACACCTCCGGGACCACCGGCCCGCCCAAGGGCGCCGTCATCCCCCGCCGCGCCGTCGCCGCCACGCTCGACGCCCTCGCGGACGCCTGGCAGTGGACCGGGGAGGACGTGCTCGTGCACGGGCTGCCGCTCTTCCATGTGCACGGCCTGGTGCTGGGCGTCCTCGGCCCGCTGCGGCGCGGCGGCTCCGTGCGGCACCTGGGGCGCTTCGACACGGACGGTGTGGCGCACGAGCTGGGCGACGGGGCGACCATGCTGTTCGGTGTGCCCACGATGTACCACCGCGTCGCCGAGGCCCTGCCCCGCGACCCCGAGCTGGCCAAGGCGCTGGGCGGGGCCCGGCTGCTCGTCTCGGGTTCGGCCGCGCTGCCCGTGCACGACCACGAGCGGATCGCCGCCGCGACCGGCCGCCGGGTCATCGAGCGGTACGGGATGACGGAGACGCTGATGAACACGAGCGTGCGCGCGGACGGGGAGCCGCGTGCGGGGACGGTGGGCGTGCCGCTGCCCGGTGTGGAGCTGCGGCTCGTGGAGGAGGACGGCACGGCCATCACCGCGTACGACGGGGAGACGGTCGGCGAGATCCAGGTCCGTGGGCCGAACCTGTTCACCGAGTACCTCAACCGGCCCGACGCCACCGCCGCCGCCTTCACCGCCGACGGCTGGTTCCGTACCGGCGACATGGCGGTGCGCGAGACCGACGGCTACGTGCGCATCGTGGGCAGGAAAGCCACCGATCTGATCAAGAGCGGTGGGTACAAGATCGGGGCGGGTGAGATCGAGAACGCGCTGCTCGAACACCCGGGCGTGCGGGAGGCCGCCGTCACCGGGGAGCCCGACGAGGATCTCGGTGAGCGGATCGTCGCCTGGATCGTCCCGGTGGATCCCCAGGCCCCGCCCGGCATCGAGGAGTTGGCCGACCACGTGGCCCGGCGGCTGGCCCCGCACAAGCGCCCGCGCGTCGTACGCCACCTCGACGCCCTGCCCCGCAACGACATGGGGAAGATCATGAAGCGGGCGCTGGGCGATGCCTGA
- a CDS encoding carboxyl transferase domain-containing protein codes for MPERATAREALALVTDDSTFTELPSPPRESTPDGPLEWAGYDASRARAAARTGEEESVVCGRATVGGTPAVLIVFEFGFLGGSLGARTGDLLESAYAYAREHRLPVVSLVATGGSRMQEGMLALTQLQRVARQSALTRAAGLPQLAVLRDPTTGGGWATLGAGADVVLALAGAQVGFAGSRVRPPDADPAAYTAEAQLAAGAVDAVVRPEELREAVALWLGLLTAPSTEPAPVPGALGPTDLPATGWDAVRGARDPGRPRARAYLDAYFTRRAAISGDRCGGSDDGMLCGFGTHDGRTVAYAAQAGTATRPAGYRTATRLIRLAESLSIPVLTLVDTPGAANDAEAERQGAGASIAELFTTVATARTPLTTLVIGEGGSGGALALAAPGNTWATPDSYFSVIAPELAAAILKRPADQVRPTADQLRVRPQDLVELGVVRGIVGAAAASPPRG; via the coding sequence ATGCCTGAGCGCGCCACCGCGCGGGAGGCCCTCGCCCTCGTCACCGACGACTCCACCTTCACCGAACTCCCCTCGCCGCCAAGGGAGTCCACGCCGGACGGCCCGCTGGAGTGGGCGGGTTACGACGCCTCGCGCGCCCGCGCAGCCGCCCGCACCGGCGAGGAGGAGTCCGTGGTCTGCGGGCGCGCGACCGTCGGCGGCACCCCGGCCGTGCTGATCGTGTTCGAGTTCGGTTTCCTCGGCGGCTCCCTCGGCGCGCGTACGGGCGACCTGCTGGAGTCGGCGTACGCGTACGCCCGTGAGCACCGGCTGCCGGTCGTCTCGCTCGTCGCGACGGGCGGCAGCCGTATGCAGGAGGGCATGCTCGCGCTGACCCAGCTCCAGCGCGTGGCCCGGCAGTCGGCGCTCACCCGCGCGGCCGGGCTGCCCCAGCTCGCGGTCCTGCGTGACCCGACGACCGGCGGCGGCTGGGCCACGCTGGGCGCGGGCGCCGACGTGGTGCTGGCCCTGGCGGGCGCCCAGGTGGGTTTCGCGGGCTCCAGAGTGCGCCCGCCGGACGCGGACCCGGCGGCCTACACGGCCGAGGCGCAGTTGGCGGCGGGCGCGGTCGACGCGGTCGTACGACCGGAGGAGCTGCGGGAGGCGGTGGCCCTGTGGCTGGGGCTGCTGACGGCACCGTCGACCGAGCCCGCGCCCGTACCCGGCGCGCTGGGCCCGACGGACCTCCCCGCCACCGGCTGGGACGCCGTACGGGGCGCCCGGGACCCGGGGCGTCCCCGCGCCCGGGCCTACCTGGACGCGTACTTCACCCGCCGGGCCGCCATCAGCGGCGACCGCTGCGGCGGCTCCGACGACGGCATGTTGTGCGGCTTCGGCACCCACGACGGCCGTACGGTCGCGTACGCCGCCCAGGCGGGCACCGCGACCCGCCCCGCCGGGTACCGCACGGCCACCCGTCTGATCCGCCTGGCGGAGTCCCTGTCCATCCCCGTCCTGACCTTGGTGGACACACCGGGCGCCGCCAACGACGCCGAGGCCGAGCGGCAGGGCGCGGGCGCCTCGATCGCGGAGCTGTTCACCACGGTCGCCACCGCCCGTACGCCGCTGACCACGCTGGTGATCGGCGAGGGCGGCTCCGGCGGGGCCCTCGCGCTGGCCGCACCCGGCAACACCTGGGCCACGCCGGACAGCTACTTCTCCGTCATCGCCCCGGAGCTCGCCGCCGCGATACTCAAACGCCCGGCCGACCAGGTGCGGCCGACGGCGGACCAGCTCCGGGTACGCCCGCAGGATCTGGTGGAGCTGGGGGTCGTACGGGGGATCGTCGGCGCCGCCGCCGCATCCCCACCGCGCGGATGA
- a CDS encoding rod shape-determining protein: MTVSLDQLRRCHFAVDLGAARTRVYVKGAGLVVDQPSAAAMNTRTGSLIAVGELAEKMTGRTPAYIRVVRPVSGGTVVDIEMAQRMLRHLLGEKLRRSLRRKPRLRAAACTPHDADPLAQRAAVETLVGLGARRVELVDTLVAAAVGCGLPVEQPEASMIMVCGAAATQIAVLSLGNIVTAERVPVGGEAVDRAIVQHLRHEHALMLPSQSVRPLQLALSGNGLTPHGPSSTEIQGRDVATGLARSVLVDTAAVRDAIQTPLTAVLDGIGKVLRDCPPDLVADLADRGIMMVGGSALLPGLDQMLRQATGMPVHIADRPDICAVQGLGAMLEGRIQPLTLNPLAA; encoded by the coding sequence ATGACTGTCAGTCTGGACCAACTGCGCCGCTGCCACTTCGCCGTCGACCTGGGAGCGGCCAGGACCCGTGTGTACGTCAAGGGCGCCGGGCTGGTGGTGGACCAGCCCAGCGCCGCCGCCATGAACACCCGGACCGGCTCGCTGATCGCGGTCGGTGAGCTCGCCGAGAAGATGACGGGGCGCACGCCCGCGTACATCCGTGTCGTGCGGCCCGTCTCCGGCGGTACCGTCGTCGACATCGAGATGGCCCAGCGCATGCTGCGGCATCTGCTCGGCGAGAAGCTCCGCCGCAGCCTGCGCCGCAAGCCCCGGCTGCGGGCCGCCGCCTGCACCCCGCACGACGCGGATCCGCTGGCCCAGCGCGCGGCCGTCGAGACGCTGGTGGGGCTGGGGGCCCGGCGGGTCGAGCTGGTCGACACGCTCGTCGCCGCCGCGGTGGGGTGCGGGCTGCCCGTGGAGCAGCCCGAGGCATCCATGATCATGGTGTGCGGGGCCGCCGCCACCCAGATCGCCGTGCTGTCGCTGGGGAACATCGTGACCGCCGAGAGGGTCCCGGTGGGCGGTGAGGCCGTCGACCGCGCGATCGTGCAGCATCTGCGGCACGAGCACGCGTTGATGCTGCCGAGTCAGTCCGTACGGCCCCTGCAACTGGCCCTGTCCGGCAACGGCCTCACCCCGCACGGGCCCTCCTCCACCGAGATCCAGGGGCGGGACGTGGCGACCGGGCTCGCGCGGTCCGTGCTGGTCGACACGGCCGCCGTACGGGACGCCATCCAGACTCCGCTGACCGCCGTTCTCGACGGCATCGGCAAGGTGCTGCGGGACTGCCCGCCCGATCTGGTGGCCGACCTCGCCGACCGCGGGATCATGATGGTCGGCGGCAGCGCGCTGCTGCCGGGGCTCGACCAGATGCTGCGGCAGGCGACCGGCATGCCCGTGCACATCGCCGACCGGCCCGACATCTGCGCCGTCCAGGGCCTGGGCGCCATGCTGGAGGGCAGGATCCAGCCCCTGACTCTCAACCCGCTGGCCGCCTGA
- a CDS encoding DUF4231 domain-containing protein, with the protein MGPSTTIGDADLPPLYLDNDRRALARQGESVRAVRLQLTVLLLATASATLAEHVRQSHIPSAIAAVLYGLTTAVGLHTARRRARAHWQAHRAAAETLKSLAWQYMVHGGPFHSEVANPEALFAERLEERLRELRKVGWEDSRGGTADLGAGQITPSMRVVRAKSFQARRDIYLRDRVLEQLIWYGNRASQSHRASVRWSSVTAVLTLLALLAAVLRAFGAIGSWDLAGLLSAGAAAGVAWQEVRRHRPLTYAHSLIEQDLDTLRVAMGTTVTEEGWADAVAEAERLVSPQHTDWLVRFGS; encoded by the coding sequence ATGGGACCGAGCACGACCATTGGTGACGCGGACTTACCACCGCTTTATCTGGACAATGATCGCCGCGCATTGGCCCGACAGGGTGAATCCGTCCGCGCCGTCCGTCTGCAGTTGACGGTACTTCTGCTCGCCACCGCTTCCGCCACACTCGCGGAACACGTGCGGCAGAGTCATATTCCCTCGGCAATTGCCGCTGTTCTCTACGGGCTGACGACCGCCGTCGGACTGCACACGGCGCGCCGCCGCGCCCGCGCCCACTGGCAGGCCCACCGGGCGGCCGCCGAGACCCTCAAATCGCTGGCCTGGCAGTACATGGTCCACGGCGGGCCCTTCCACTCCGAGGTCGCCAACCCCGAGGCCCTGTTCGCCGAACGCCTCGAAGAGCGGCTGCGGGAGCTGAGGAAGGTGGGCTGGGAGGACTCCCGGGGCGGCACGGCCGACCTCGGCGCCGGGCAGATCACGCCGAGCATGCGGGTGGTGCGCGCCAAGTCGTTCCAGGCGCGCCGGGACATCTATCTGCGGGACCGGGTTCTGGAACAGCTGATCTGGTACGGCAACCGGGCCTCCCAGTCCCACCGCGCGTCCGTGCGCTGGTCCTCCGTCACGGCGGTGCTGACGCTCCTCGCGCTGCTCGCGGCCGTGCTCAGGGCCTTCGGGGCGATCGGCAGCTGGGACCTCGCGGGGCTGCTCAGCGCGGGGGCCGCGGCCGGCGTGGCCTGGCAGGAGGTGCGCCGGCACCGTCCGCTGACGTACGCGCATTCCCTCATCGAGCAGGATCTGGACACCCTGCGGGTCGCGATGGGCACGACGGTGACCGAGGAGGGCTGGGCCGACGCGGTCGCGGAGGCGGAGCGGCTGGTCAGCCCGCAACACACGGACTGGCTGGTGCGGTTCGGATCCTGA
- a CDS encoding FxsB family cyclophane-forming radical SAM/SPASM peptide maturase, producing the protein MRAVTTAPALQQLVLKVHSRCDLACDHCYVYEHADQSWSRRPKIISQETVQQVAHRLATYAKERELPTVSVILHGGEPLLAGPVRLRRICEALTAALTPVTSLDLRIHTNGVQLGPRHLEVFREFDVKVGISLDGDRAANDRHRLDRRGRSSYDRVLRAVELLRAPHNRHLFAGLLCTVDIENDPVAVHDALAALDPPRIDYLLPHSTWDSPPPPGPSGPDGSPTPYADWLLAVYDRWEQRGRSVPVRIFESVLSTLGGGPSLTEALGLAPSDLAVVETDGTFEQVDSLKTAYEGAAETGYDVLRHSFAELAEHPGVRARQLGIDGVSETCRACPVVESCGGGLYAHRYSAARGFDNPSVFCEDLRAFIEGVAERAEERAPAARQGDDPHFAHVEYSRRLFDGQLGLLATRPDCEEAWRLLSLLDADERTRPHVDAVLGHPYLLPVLSSLSLLPGGSALFMAIVVAAAVRAGRPTTLSWDQPGRELHLPTLGTVTLPEPGRVEVTVTADGFQVRSGPDTEPGAWRPLETVELADGTSVLVDDADPLRRDSYPVPVAPPLAPADLDAFRERLRAAFGLLDALRSGRPGILDVTTVTPLPPGAGPRLGTHGYGALGLAVDFDPEQFVRELPRIGRPAGEADTHG; encoded by the coding sequence GTGCGCGCAGTGACGACAGCGCCCGCGCTTCAGCAACTGGTCCTCAAGGTGCACTCCAGATGTGACCTGGCATGTGATCACTGCTATGTCTACGAGCACGCCGACCAGAGCTGGAGCCGGCGCCCCAAGATCATCTCGCAGGAAACGGTCCAGCAGGTCGCCCACCGGCTGGCGACGTACGCCAAAGAGCGCGAACTGCCGACCGTATCGGTGATCCTCCACGGCGGTGAACCCCTCCTCGCCGGCCCCGTGCGCCTGCGCCGCATCTGCGAGGCGCTCACCGCGGCCCTCACCCCGGTGACCTCCCTCGATCTGCGGATCCACACCAACGGCGTACAGCTCGGCCCGCGCCATCTGGAGGTCTTCCGGGAGTTCGACGTCAAGGTCGGCATCTCCCTGGACGGCGACCGCGCCGCGAACGACCGCCATCGCCTCGACCGCAGGGGCCGCAGCAGTTACGACCGGGTGCTGCGGGCGGTGGAGCTGCTGCGGGCTCCGCACAACCGGCATCTGTTCGCCGGACTGCTGTGCACCGTCGACATCGAGAACGACCCGGTCGCCGTGCACGACGCGCTGGCCGCGCTCGATCCCCCGCGCATCGACTATCTGCTGCCCCACTCCACCTGGGACAGCCCACCGCCGCCCGGACCGTCCGGGCCGGACGGATCACCGACGCCGTACGCCGACTGGCTGCTGGCCGTGTACGACCGCTGGGAACAGCGGGGGCGGAGCGTGCCGGTGCGGATCTTCGAGTCGGTGCTCAGCACCCTGGGCGGCGGCCCCAGCCTCACCGAGGCGCTCGGGCTCGCCCCGTCCGATCTGGCGGTGGTGGAGACGGACGGCACGTTCGAGCAGGTGGACTCCCTGAAGACGGCTTACGAGGGGGCCGCGGAGACCGGCTACGACGTCCTGCGGCACAGTTTCGCGGAGCTGGCCGAGCACCCCGGTGTACGGGCCCGGCAGCTCGGCATCGACGGAGTGAGCGAGACCTGTAGGGCCTGCCCGGTCGTCGAGTCCTGCGGCGGCGGGCTCTACGCGCACCGCTACAGCGCCGCACGCGGCTTCGACAACCCGTCCGTGTTCTGCGAAGACCTGCGCGCCTTCATCGAAGGCGTGGCCGAGCGCGCCGAGGAGCGGGCGCCCGCCGCGCGGCAGGGCGACGACCCGCACTTCGCGCACGTCGAGTACAGCCGACGGCTGTTCGACGGGCAGCTCGGCCTCCTCGCCACCCGGCCGGACTGCGAGGAGGCATGGCGGTTGCTGTCCCTCCTCGACGCCGACGAGCGGACCCGCCCGCACGTCGACGCCGTCCTCGGCCACCCGTATCTGCTGCCGGTGCTGAGCAGCCTGTCGCTCCTTCCCGGCGGGTCCGCCCTGTTCATGGCGATCGTGGTGGCCGCGGCCGTACGGGCGGGCAGGCCCACGACGCTCTCCTGGGACCAGCCGGGGCGGGAGCTGCACCTGCCCACCCTGGGCACCGTGACGCTGCCGGAGCCCGGTCGCGTCGAGGTCACGGTCACCGCGGACGGTTTCCAGGTCCGCAGCGGCCCGGACACGGAGCCCGGCGCATGGCGCCCCCTGGAGACCGTCGAACTCGCCGACGGCACGTCCGTGCTCGTGGACGACGCCGATCCGTTGCGCCGCGACTCCTACCCCGTGCCCGTCGCCCCTCCGCTGGCGCCCGCCGACCTCGACGCGTTCCGCGAGCGGCTGCGGGCGGCCTTCGGCCTGCTGGACGCCCTCAGGTCCGGCCGGCCCGGCATACTGGACGTCACGACCGTCACCCCGCTCCCGCCGGGCGCCGGGCCCCGGCTCGGCACCCACGGCTACGGGGCGCTGGGCCTGGCCGTCGACTTCGACCCGGAGCAGTTCGTACGCGAGCTGCCGCGCATCGGCCGGCCGGCCGGAGAGGCGGACACCCATGGTTGA
- a CDS encoding AAC(3) family N-acetyltransferase translates to MVDVAELPGLFARLGVRRGGVLMVHSSLHGSGLRDTDVRDALLDALGPHGTLVVPAFTSENSDTSSAHREIVAGMTDREVVAYRQSMPPFDPDASPCVSMGVLAECVRTTPGARRSAHPQSSFAALGARARELMADHDPHCHLGERSPLAALYETDAQVLLFRVGFEVCTAFHLAEYRMVPPPPSRLYRCVVETKGNWITYEDLTLNDDDFAEVGAALPRELIAEGEVAEKPVMVFGMRAAVDHARRALTGIRR, encoded by the coding sequence ATGGTTGATGTTGCCGAACTGCCCGGACTGTTCGCCCGGTTGGGCGTCCGGCGCGGTGGTGTGCTCATGGTGCACTCCTCCTTGCACGGCAGCGGGCTGCGCGACACCGATGTCCGGGACGCGCTGCTCGACGCGCTCGGACCGCACGGCACGCTCGTCGTGCCCGCCTTCACGTCGGAGAACTCCGACACCTCCAGCGCCCACCGGGAGATAGTCGCCGGTATGACGGACCGTGAAGTGGTCGCATACCGGCAGTCCATGCCGCCGTTCGACCCGGACGCCAGTCCCTGCGTGTCGATGGGCGTGCTCGCCGAGTGCGTACGCACCACGCCCGGCGCCCGGCGCAGCGCACACCCCCAGAGTTCCTTCGCGGCACTGGGCGCGCGCGCAAGGGAGTTGATGGCGGACCACGACCCGCACTGCCACCTCGGCGAGCGCTCGCCGCTGGCGGCGCTGTACGAGACGGACGCCCAAGTGCTGCTTTTCCGCGTGGGGTTCGAGGTGTGCACCGCGTTCCACCTGGCCGAGTACCGGATGGTTCCGCCGCCCCCGTCGCGCCTGTACCGCTGCGTCGTGGAGACCAAGGGAAACTGGATCACCTACGAGGATCTCACCTTGAACGACGACGACTTCGCCGAAGTCGGCGCGGCGCTCCCGCGTGAGCTGATCGCCGAGGGCGAGGTGGCGGAGAAACCCGTCATGGTGTTCGGAATGCGGGCCGCCGTCGACCACGCGCGTCGCGCGTTGACCGGAATTCGGCGATGA